Proteins from a single region of Nocardioides anomalus:
- a CDS encoding HAMP domain-containing sensor histidine kinase has product MRRRAASLSADDLGARLPVPVGGDEVARLASTLNELLDRVEDSTRSRRRFVADASHELRSPVATIRALLESDRVAAHPGGPAGLSTEVLEETARLAALIDDLLLLARGDASRPRDHGPVDLSRLVTSEARRARTVPFETDVEPGLRVVGDPALLRAVVRNLLDNAERFATAGVVVAAHRQGAEVVVEVVDDGPGVPPADRDRIFERFVRLDDSRSRAAGGTGLGLAIVRQVVSDHGGTVTVGPAATAGARFVVRLPVAPPVGTDAAQP; this is encoded by the coding sequence ATGCGCCGCCGGGCCGCGTCGCTGTCCGCCGACGACCTCGGCGCGCGGCTGCCCGTTCCCGTCGGAGGGGACGAGGTGGCCCGACTGGCCTCGACCCTGAACGAGCTGCTCGACCGCGTCGAGGACTCGACCCGCAGCCGGCGCCGGTTCGTGGCCGACGCCTCGCACGAGCTGCGCAGCCCCGTCGCCACGATCCGTGCCCTCCTCGAGTCCGACCGGGTGGCCGCCCACCCCGGCGGGCCGGCCGGGCTCTCGACGGAGGTGCTGGAGGAGACCGCGCGCCTCGCCGCCCTCATCGACGACCTCCTGCTCCTCGCGCGAGGAGACGCGAGTCGGCCCAGGGACCACGGGCCCGTCGACCTCAGCCGCCTCGTCACCAGCGAGGCCCGGCGCGCCCGCACCGTCCCGTTCGAGACCGACGTCGAGCCGGGGCTCCGGGTCGTGGGCGACCCGGCCCTGCTGCGAGCCGTCGTCCGGAACCTCCTGGACAACGCCGAGCGCTTCGCCACGGCCGGCGTTGTGGTGGCGGCCCACCGCCAGGGGGCGGAGGTGGTGGTCGAGGTGGTGGACGACGGACCCGGCGTACCCCCGGCCGACCGCGACCGCATCTTCGAGCGGTTCGTGCGCCTCGACGACAGCCGGAGCAGAGCGGCTGGGGGCACGGGCTTGGGGCTGGCGATCGTCCGCCAGGTCGTGTCCGACCACGGCGGCACGGTGACGGTGGGGCCCGCTGCCACCGCCGGCGCCCGCTTCGTGGTGCGGCTCCCCGTCGCCCCGCCCGTGGGCACGGACGCCGCGCAGCCGTGA
- the efeU gene encoding iron uptake transporter permease EfeU — MLANYLIGLREGLECALVVTILVAYLVKTGRRELLPRIWSGVAVAVAISLAFGAALTFGPRGLTFEAQELIGGVLSIVAVGFVTWMIFWMARAARGLGADLRGKIDDAAGGSAWSLVLVGVLAVGREGLETALFLWAATQAGTREASGLAAPTWQPLVGAALGLATAVVLGWLLYRGAVRINLSTFFAWTGGFLIIVAAGVLSYGVHDLQEGGFLPGLTSMAFDVSDTVVPGTWYATVLKGVLNFSPATTRLEAATWILYAAPVVVLFVRGVRRRQIAAAPAAAVR; from the coding sequence GTGCTCGCGAACTACCTGATCGGACTGCGCGAGGGGCTCGAGTGCGCCCTGGTCGTGACGATCCTCGTCGCCTACCTGGTCAAGACGGGCCGGCGCGAGCTGCTCCCCCGGATCTGGAGCGGCGTGGCCGTCGCCGTCGCGATCAGCCTCGCCTTCGGGGCCGCCCTGACCTTCGGCCCCCGGGGGCTGACCTTCGAGGCCCAGGAGCTGATCGGCGGCGTCCTGTCCATCGTCGCGGTCGGGTTCGTCACGTGGATGATCTTCTGGATGGCGCGCGCCGCTCGAGGGCTCGGGGCCGACCTCCGCGGCAAGATCGACGACGCCGCCGGAGGGAGCGCCTGGTCGCTGGTGCTCGTGGGCGTCCTCGCGGTGGGCCGGGAGGGCCTCGAGACCGCGCTGTTCCTGTGGGCGGCCACCCAGGCGGGGACCAGGGAGGCGAGCGGCCTGGCGGCACCGACGTGGCAACCGCTCGTCGGAGCAGCGCTCGGCCTCGCCACGGCCGTGGTCCTCGGCTGGCTGCTCTACCGGGGTGCGGTCCGCATCAACCTCAGCACGTTCTTCGCCTGGACCGGCGGGTTCCTGATCATCGTCGCGGCCGGCGTCTTGTCCTACGGCGTCCACGACCTCCAGGAGGGCGGGTTCCTCCCGGGGCTCACGAGCATGGCGTTCGACGTGTCGGACACCGTCGTTCCCGGCACCTGGTACGCCACGGTCCTCAAGGGCGTCCTGAACTTCTCCCCCGCCACGACCCGACTCGAGGCCGCCACCTGGATCCTGTACGCCGCGCCGGTGGTCGTGCTGTTCGTGCGGGGCGTCCGGCGCCGCCAGATCGCGGCGGCCCCCGCCGCCGCCGTGCGATGA
- a CDS encoding glycosyltransferase family 39 protein translates to MTARLSWLAAAAAALAWLPFVTKPLSPDEGGFLLVASQWHPGRSLYGPYWVDRPPLLLTVFDLAAHLGGAVALRLIGVLAVVASVLLADLLGRRAAPRRSLTPAVVAAAFLSTPLFGTTMVNGELLAVPLVLSGLVALVRSWTATGASALGWGAVAGVTAAAAALVKQNVVDVFVVAAALAVQALWARQGRRAGALVAGVVLGAAAALVACLLWAEVRGTEPVRLWDAVVTFRTQADAVIRRSANGATSGRFRELLGAAALSGAPLVLVVLALRVRRPPEAAGRPDLRVPAAVLIGWELIGIAGGGSYWLHYLIGLVPGLVLLAAAAAQRPPDLRRTTAVAVALAVASASVATVTFAATEPTYSTDLAVATYLRDHSRPRDTVVVGFGHPDIVYDSGLRSPYEELWSLPVRVRDPRLTELTHVLDGRRAPTWVVVDGTSLATWGVDASTAQTVLDTRYAPATTIGSYVVWRLHAVR, encoded by the coding sequence GTGACCGCGCGCCTGTCCTGGCTCGCCGCGGCGGCGGCCGCCCTCGCCTGGCTGCCGTTCGTCACCAAGCCGCTCAGCCCCGACGAGGGCGGCTTCCTGCTCGTCGCCTCTCAGTGGCACCCGGGCCGGTCCCTCTACGGCCCGTACTGGGTCGATCGGCCACCCCTGCTGCTCACCGTCTTCGACCTCGCCGCTCACCTCGGAGGAGCAGTCGCGCTCCGGCTGATCGGCGTGCTCGCTGTCGTCGCCTCGGTCCTGCTGGCCGACCTGCTCGGCCGCAGGGCCGCGCCGCGCCGCTCGCTCACGCCCGCTGTCGTCGCTGCCGCATTCCTGTCCACACCGCTGTTCGGGACGACGATGGTCAACGGCGAGCTGCTCGCCGTGCCGCTGGTCCTGAGCGGGCTCGTCGCGCTCGTGCGGTCATGGACCGCCACGGGAGCGTCCGCCCTGGGCTGGGGTGCGGTAGCGGGCGTGACCGCAGCCGCCGCCGCACTGGTCAAGCAGAACGTCGTCGACGTGTTCGTCGTGGCCGCGGCCCTGGCCGTCCAGGCGCTGTGGGCACGGCAGGGCCGCCGGGCGGGTGCGCTCGTGGCGGGTGTGGTGCTGGGCGCGGCGGCCGCTCTCGTGGCGTGCCTGCTCTGGGCCGAAGTCCGCGGCACCGAGCCGGTCCGGCTGTGGGACGCCGTCGTCACCTTCCGGACCCAGGCGGACGCGGTCATCCGCCGTTCCGCCAACGGCGCCACCTCCGGACGGTTCCGCGAGCTCCTCGGGGCGGCCGCGCTGAGCGGAGCCCCGCTGGTCCTGGTCGTGCTGGCCCTCCGTGTGCGGCGGCCTCCGGAAGCCGCCGGGCGGCCGGACCTCCGCGTCCCGGCGGCCGTCCTGATCGGGTGGGAGCTGATCGGCATCGCCGGGGGTGGCAGCTACTGGCTGCACTACCTCATCGGCCTGGTGCCTGGGCTCGTGCTCCTGGCCGCGGCTGCTGCGCAGCGTCCCCCGGACCTGCGCCGCACCACCGCGGTCGCGGTCGCGCTCGCGGTCGCGTCCGCTTCCGTGGCCACCGTCACCTTCGCGGCCACCGAGCCGACGTACTCCACCGACCTCGCGGTCGCGACGTACCTGCGGGACCACAGCCGGCCCCGCGACACGGTCGTGGTCGGCTTCGGCCACCCCGACATCGTCTACGACTCGGGGCTGCGCAGCCCCTACGAGGAGCTGTGGAGCCTGCCCGTGCGTGTGCGCGACCCGCGCCTGACCGAGCTCACCCACGTGCTCGATGGTCGTCGGGCGCCGACGTGGGTGGTCGTCGACGGAACCTCGCTGGCGACCTGGGGTGTGGACGCCTCCACCGCGCAGACCGTGCTGGACACCCGCTACGCGCCGGCCACCACCATCGGGTCCTACGTCGTCTGGCGGCTCCACGCAGTCAGGTGA
- a CDS encoding polyprenol monophosphomannose synthase, giving the protein MDLIVIPTYNEAENVVDLVDQLLGELPRGTAHVLVVDDSSPDGTGELITAHPFYGDTLHLETREVKDGLGNAYRHGFRWAHERGYDRVVQMDADGSHDPTSVRRLLAALDEADIAVGSRYVAGGVTRDWPWYRELISRGGNLYVRALLGLPVRDATSGFRAYRSAALASLVTSGGQANGYSSQVESTWRAVGAGFAVREVPITFTERRRGRSKMGVGIVVEAMWRVLRWRFSDRLERPLVEST; this is encoded by the coding sequence GTGGACCTCATCGTCATCCCGACCTACAACGAGGCGGAGAACGTCGTCGATCTCGTGGACCAGCTCCTGGGAGAGCTGCCCCGGGGAACAGCGCACGTGCTGGTGGTCGACGACAGCAGCCCCGACGGCACGGGGGAGCTGATCACCGCCCATCCGTTCTACGGCGACACGCTCCACCTCGAGACCCGCGAGGTGAAGGACGGGCTCGGCAACGCCTACCGGCACGGGTTCCGGTGGGCGCACGAGCGCGGCTACGACCGCGTCGTCCAGATGGACGCGGACGGCTCGCACGACCCCACGTCGGTGCGCCGCCTCCTCGCCGCGCTCGACGAGGCCGACATCGCGGTCGGCTCGAGGTACGTCGCGGGTGGCGTGACCAGGGACTGGCCCTGGTACCGGGAGCTGATCTCACGCGGCGGCAACCTCTACGTGCGGGCGCTCCTCGGGCTGCCCGTCCGCGATGCGACGTCCGGCTTCCGCGCCTACCGCTCGGCCGCCCTCGCCTCCCTCGTCACCTCCGGCGGGCAGGCGAACGGCTACAGCTCCCAGGTCGAGTCCACCTGGCGCGCCGTGGGCGCGGGGTTCGCAGTCCGCGAGGTGCCGATCACCTTCACCGAGCGACGGAGAGGGAGGTCGAAGATGGGCGTCGGCATCGTCGTGGAGGCGATGTGGCGGGTGCTGCGCTGGCGCTTCTCCGACCGCCTGGAGCGCCCGCTGGTCGAGTCCACGTGA
- a CDS encoding RNA polymerase sigma factor has translation MRRDTGSDRVDQSTVPDLRDRGRPASMRDPVLLLTAASAGDPEAWEELYARHAGRLVLFLSWLPTADRSLSPQDLAARAWLMAASELPRSRSATRDFEGWLFGLARRQAVGRGRTSIDGRRPRIEVDADRSRGRTGSPTGSPAGHARVDQLQRALDDLDARHAEVVTCVDVVGLSTRSTATALGMTRVGVRLVRRRALRRLSTLLDESLQRTGN, from the coding sequence GTGCGGCGCGACACCGGCAGCGATCGTGTCGATCAGTCGACCGTGCCCGACCTGCGTGACCGAGGACGGCCGGCGTCGATGCGTGACCCGGTGCTGCTGTTGACGGCCGCAAGCGCCGGCGATCCCGAGGCCTGGGAGGAGCTGTACGCCCGCCACGCCGGCCGCCTGGTGCTGTTCCTGAGCTGGCTCCCCACCGCGGACCGGTCGCTCTCCCCGCAGGATCTGGCCGCGCGGGCCTGGTTGATGGCCGCCTCCGAGCTCCCGAGGTCCCGGTCGGCCACTCGCGATTTCGAGGGCTGGCTGTTCGGCCTGGCCCGCCGTCAGGCAGTGGGACGTGGTCGGACGAGCATCGACGGCCGTCGCCCGCGGATCGAGGTGGATGCCGACCGGTCGAGGGGCCGGACAGGTTCGCCGACGGGGTCTCCGGCAGGCCACGCGAGAGTCGACCAGCTCCAGCGGGCCCTGGATGACCTGGACGCCCGCCACGCTGAGGTCGTGACCTGTGTGGACGTCGTAGGGCTCAGCACGCGGTCGACCGCGACGGCCCTCGGCATGACCCGGGTGGGGGTCCGTCTCGTCCGCCGACGGGCGCTGCGTCGTCTGAGCACGTTGCTCGACGAGTCGCTGCAGCGGACGGGGAACTGA
- a CDS encoding polysaccharide deacetylase family protein, producing the protein MTGRLSGVSELAHVALTYDDGPDPRSTPAFLALLDRYAVRATFFVLGRHLGDLTLLRDMAATGHEIGVHGWDHRPAALHGPVALRDGLVRTRDLVEDATGHAVRWYRPPYGVTTGSRWAASRAGLQTVRWSAWGRDWERRATAASVTRLVTAQLRPGGCVLLHDSDRTSAPGSWRATLGATERLLPHWLASGLRVGPLAEHWS; encoded by the coding sequence ATGACCGGCCGACTCTCGGGCGTCTCGGAGCTCGCGCACGTCGCGCTGACCTACGACGACGGACCCGACCCGAGGTCGACGCCGGCGTTCCTGGCCCTGCTCGACCGGTACGCCGTGCGCGCGACCTTCTTCGTGCTCGGCCGGCACCTGGGTGACCTGACGCTCCTGAGGGACATGGCGGCGACCGGTCACGAGATCGGTGTCCACGGGTGGGACCACCGCCCGGCCGCCCTCCACGGGCCGGTCGCGCTGCGCGACGGACTGGTGCGCACCCGCGACCTCGTCGAGGACGCGACCGGCCACGCCGTGAGGTGGTACCGCCCGCCGTACGGCGTGACGACCGGCTCGCGCTGGGCGGCCAGCAGGGCCGGGCTGCAGACGGTGCGCTGGTCGGCCTGGGGCCGGGACTGGGAGCGCCGCGCCACCGCGGCGTCGGTCACCCGGCTGGTGACCGCGCAGCTGCGGCCCGGCGGCTGCGTCCTGCTGCACGACTCCGACCGCACGTCGGCACCCGGCTCGTGGCGGGCCACCCTGGGCGCCACCGAACGGCTGCTGCCCCACTGGCTCGCGTCCGGTCTCCGCGTCGGTCCACTCGCCGAGCACTGGTCGTGA
- a CDS encoding response regulator transcription factor has protein sequence MARVGLCEDEFAIRRVVNDAMRIAGHEVVNAHDGGEALRLFTDDDALDVIILDIGLPDADGRDVCQALRSAGQPAPVLFLTALGAVHERLAGFSAGADDYLSKPFDVLELIARVEALAKRGRLVVAEAPTDLVLDPARHSVACNHKESLLTPTEFRMLAAITSRPGEVVRRRAVVAAAWPNGGMVSDNTVDSYIRRIRVKLREVDSPLELATVRGVGYTLR, from the coding sequence ATGGCACGTGTGGGACTGTGCGAGGACGAGTTCGCCATCCGCCGCGTGGTGAACGACGCGATGCGGATCGCGGGCCACGAGGTGGTCAACGCCCACGACGGCGGCGAGGCGCTCCGGCTCTTCACCGACGACGACGCCCTCGACGTGATCATCCTGGACATCGGGCTGCCCGACGCCGACGGCCGCGACGTCTGCCAGGCGCTCCGGTCGGCCGGGCAGCCCGCCCCGGTGCTGTTCCTGACCGCCCTCGGCGCCGTGCACGAGCGGCTCGCCGGCTTCAGCGCCGGGGCGGACGACTACCTGTCCAAGCCCTTCGACGTGCTGGAGCTCATCGCCCGCGTCGAGGCCCTGGCGAAGCGGGGCCGACTCGTCGTCGCCGAGGCGCCGACCGATCTCGTCCTCGATCCCGCGCGGCACTCGGTCGCCTGCAACCACAAGGAGTCGCTGCTCACCCCCACCGAGTTCCGGATGCTCGCCGCGATCACCTCGCGCCCCGGCGAGGTCGTACGACGACGGGCGGTGGTCGCGGCGGCTTGGCCCAACGGCGGCATGGTCAGCGACAACACCGTCGACTCCTACATCCGTCGGATCCGCGTCAAGCTGCGCGAGGTCGACTCGCCGCTGGAGCTCGCCACGGTGCGTGGAGTGGGCTACACACTGCGGTGA
- a CDS encoding ArsR/SmtB family transcription factor → MSPVVDDDLWSAIGDPTRRRMVDLLLAGDGTATSLSDELPITRQAVTKHLNVLDRVGLVRMTTVGRERRYEVDQAQLARAVAQLDAVGKTWDARLQRIAKIAEAIQRNRTT, encoded by the coding sequence GTGAGTCCCGTCGTCGACGATGACCTCTGGTCGGCGATCGGCGACCCCACCCGCAGGCGCATGGTCGACCTGCTGCTCGCGGGCGACGGCACAGCGACATCGCTGAGCGACGAGCTTCCCATCACCCGCCAGGCCGTCACCAAGCACCTGAACGTCCTGGATCGAGTCGGCCTGGTGCGCATGACCACTGTTGGTCGAGAACGCCGCTACGAGGTCGACCAAGCCCAACTGGCCCGTGCCGTCGCCCAACTCGATGCCGTTGGCAAGACCTGGGACGCGCGACTCCAGCGCATCGCGAAGATCGCGGAAGCGATCCAACGCAACCGCACGACCTGA
- a CDS encoding response regulator transcription factor, which produces MRVLLVEDVEAMAQAVKRGLEAEGMLTDVVGDGRAGLDHALTGDYDAVVLDIMLPGMNGYDVCREMRAAGRWTPVLVLSAKDGEYDQLDAFDLGADDYLVKPFSFPLLVARLRALIRRGGVPRPATLTAGDLTLDPATREVRRGSVPIELTPREYGLLHHLMRHRGMVVSKLDILQNVWDSQHDGTDAGENAVEVYIGYLRRKVDVPFDRTAIQTVRGAGYRLAADGG; this is translated from the coding sequence ATGCGGGTGCTGCTGGTGGAGGACGTCGAGGCGATGGCGCAGGCGGTCAAGCGGGGGCTGGAAGCCGAGGGGATGCTGACCGACGTGGTCGGTGACGGCCGCGCTGGGCTCGACCACGCGCTGACGGGTGACTACGACGCGGTGGTCCTCGACATCATGCTGCCGGGGATGAACGGCTACGACGTGTGCCGTGAGATGCGGGCGGCCGGTCGGTGGACGCCGGTGCTCGTGCTCAGCGCCAAGGACGGGGAGTACGACCAGCTCGACGCCTTCGACCTCGGCGCGGACGACTACCTGGTCAAGCCGTTCTCGTTCCCCCTGCTCGTGGCCAGGCTGCGAGCTCTCATCCGACGCGGCGGTGTGCCCCGGCCGGCCACCCTCACGGCGGGAGACCTCACCCTCGACCCCGCGACCCGCGAGGTCCGTCGCGGCAGCGTGCCCATCGAGCTCACCCCGCGCGAGTACGGGCTGCTCCACCACCTCATGCGCCACCGCGGGATGGTCGTCTCGAAGCTCGACATCCTCCAGAACGTCTGGGACTCCCAGCACGACGGGACCGACGCGGGCGAGAACGCGGTCGAGGTCTACATCGGCTACCTGCGCCGCAAGGTCGACGTGCCCTTCGACCGCACCGCGATCCAGACCGTCCGCGGAGCCGGCTACCGGCTCGCGGCGGACGGGGGCTGA
- a CDS encoding SRPBCC domain-containing protein → MERDTIAREVRIDATPDVVYEVVSTPEHMREWWSDGADASDQAGTIRITFGADESKSETLTVIDEDPPNRFSFRWIQDAGQPGTSPRSLLVTFDLVPAGDGTLLRFSESGFADKAWDASVRDETYSAHTTGWDLFLSRLVTYTARVGASA, encoded by the coding sequence ATGGAGCGGGACACCATTGCACGCGAAGTACGGATCGATGCGACGCCCGACGTCGTCTACGAGGTCGTGAGCACCCCCGAGCACATGCGGGAGTGGTGGTCGGACGGAGCCGACGCGTCAGACCAGGCCGGCACGATCCGCATCACGTTCGGCGCCGACGAGAGCAAGTCCGAGACCCTCACCGTCATCGACGAGGACCCCCCGAACCGCTTCTCGTTCCGGTGGATCCAGGACGCAGGCCAGCCGGGGACCTCGCCGAGGTCCCTCCTGGTGACGTTCGACCTCGTCCCTGCGGGCGACGGCACCCTGCTGCGGTTCTCCGAGTCGGGCTTCGCGGACAAGGCTTGGGACGCATCGGTCCGGGACGAGACGTACAGCGCTCACACGACGGGATGGGACCTCTTCCTTTCCCGTCTGGTCACCTACACGGCCCGGGTCGGGGCCAGCGCGTGA
- a CDS encoding MGDG synthase family glycosyltransferase, with protein MNTGGVFVVSGSYGAGHDAAADALTQRLRSAGHRVRRLDVAEELPWRIGALLRWLYFIQLRLLPGSWGSTLRFLQRDGWPLRLVRCLLGLLGRGLAAQVADATLVVSTHPFASQALGEARARGALDVPVVTYLTDASVHRLWVHGAVDLHLAIHELTAGQARALGGRTAVVRPVVAAVGVPSPLDWLAPWPVDRPAALVVGGSCGVGDLHQTAEDLLATGLVTPVVACGSNDRLRAQLRDVPGIVALGWRDDMAALVAAASCVVQNAGGMTSLEALAAGTPTITYRPIPGHGTTNAEVLHRAGLVPWASDPADLPGVVARALLRSAPSGLPAGAPDVLETLERHALVAPTPALVAA; from the coding sequence GTGAACACCGGAGGGGTCTTCGTCGTGTCGGGCAGCTACGGGGCCGGCCACGACGCTGCCGCCGACGCCCTGACCCAGCGGTTGCGCTCAGCCGGTCACCGCGTACGCCGTCTCGACGTGGCCGAGGAGCTGCCGTGGCGGATCGGCGCGCTGCTGCGCTGGCTCTACTTCATCCAGCTGCGGCTCCTGCCGGGCAGCTGGGGCTCCACCCTGCGCTTCCTGCAGCGCGACGGGTGGCCGCTCCGCCTGGTCCGCTGTCTGCTGGGGCTGCTCGGCCGTGGGCTGGCCGCGCAGGTCGCCGACGCGACGCTGGTGGTCTCGACCCACCCGTTCGCGAGCCAGGCTCTCGGGGAGGCCCGGGCGCGAGGTGCGCTCGACGTCCCGGTCGTCACCTACCTCACCGACGCCTCGGTGCACCGGCTCTGGGTGCACGGAGCGGTGGACCTGCACCTGGCCATCCACGAACTGACCGCCGGTCAGGCCCGCGCCCTGGGCGGCCGGACGGCCGTCGTCCGGCCGGTCGTGGCCGCAGTCGGCGTCCCGAGCCCTCTCGACTGGCTCGCCCCCTGGCCGGTCGACCGCCCGGCTGCCCTGGTCGTCGGCGGCTCCTGCGGCGTCGGAGACCTCCACCAGACCGCGGAGGACCTGCTGGCCACCGGGCTGGTCACACCCGTCGTCGCCTGCGGCAGCAACGACCGGCTCCGTGCGCAGCTCCGGGACGTGCCGGGCATCGTCGCCCTGGGGTGGCGCGACGACATGGCCGCTCTCGTCGCCGCTGCGTCGTGCGTGGTGCAGAACGCCGGCGGCATGACGTCGCTCGAGGCGCTGGCCGCGGGCACCCCGACGATCACCTACCGGCCGATCCCGGGTCACGGCACGACCAACGCGGAGGTCCTGCACCGTGCCGGGCTGGTGCCGTGGGCCTCGGACCCTGCCGACCTCCCGGGGGTGGTGGCCCGCGCACTCCTCCGATCGGCGCCGTCCGGGCTGCCGGCCGGCGCGCCCGACGTGCTGGAGACCCTCGAGCGCCACGCCCTGGTCGCGCCTACCCCGGCCCTGGTGGCGGCATGA
- a CDS encoding isocitrate lyase/PEP mutase family protein: MTINNNDIDRLAGLAETLRRLHTGDMLVLPNAWDAASAQVVEEAGFAAVATASAAVSAMLGYPDGEAAPWEEMFAANRRIAKAVSVPVTMDAEAGYGIAPADLVRRLLEIDVVGCNLEDSDHVVGGLKDADEQARWLADVRSAADASGVPLVINARVDVFFPNSPVPDDERVAEAIRRGRLYRDAGADCIYPIGVGDPTVLAQLIAGIDSPINGNSNPHLSLATLRDMGVARVSYGPRFYRAALADFGTAIRAL, from the coding sequence ATGACCATCAACAACAACGACATCGACAGGCTCGCCGGGCTCGCCGAGACCCTCAGACGCCTCCACACCGGCGACATGCTCGTCCTCCCCAACGCATGGGACGCCGCCAGCGCCCAGGTCGTCGAAGAAGCAGGGTTCGCAGCCGTCGCAACCGCCAGCGCAGCCGTATCGGCCATGCTCGGCTACCCAGACGGGGAAGCAGCTCCCTGGGAAGAGATGTTCGCTGCGAACCGACGCATCGCCAAGGCGGTCTCCGTACCGGTCACCATGGACGCCGAGGCCGGCTACGGGATCGCGCCAGCCGACCTGGTTCGCCGGCTCCTCGAGATCGACGTCGTCGGGTGCAACCTCGAAGACAGCGACCACGTCGTCGGAGGACTCAAGGACGCCGACGAGCAAGCACGCTGGCTGGCCGACGTCCGCTCCGCGGCGGACGCATCCGGCGTACCGCTGGTCATCAACGCCCGAGTCGACGTCTTCTTCCCGAACAGTCCGGTCCCAGATGACGAGCGCGTCGCCGAAGCCATCCGCCGCGGCCGGCTGTACCGCGACGCAGGCGCCGACTGCATCTACCCCATCGGTGTCGGCGACCCCACCGTCCTGGCGCAGCTCATCGCCGGCATCGACAGCCCCATCAACGGCAACAGCAACCCGCACCTCAGCCTCGCGACCCTGAGAGACATGGGTGTAGCCCGCGTCTCCTACGGACCCCGGTTCTACCGGGCAGCGCTGGCCGACTTCGGCACCGCGATCAGAGCCCTGTGA
- a CDS encoding VTT domain-containing protein — protein sequence MIDVSGTLSGLGGPLSLLVIVVIVFAETGLLAGFFLPGDSLLFTAGVLLAGGVLHLPFALVALGVVVAAFAGDQVGYLIGRTAGPRLFARPDSRLFSRRHALRAHDFFLRHGPKAVVLARFVPIVRTFTPTVAGVGAMPYRRFTAYNALGAALWGVGMLTAGHLLGGVPFVAAHVEVMTLAVVALSLVPAAASVLRARRTQVPQDDDAPASELSGAPKP from the coding sequence ATGATCGACGTCTCGGGCACCCTCAGCGGGCTGGGTGGCCCTCTCAGCCTCCTCGTGATCGTGGTGATCGTCTTCGCCGAGACCGGGCTCCTGGCCGGCTTCTTCCTGCCCGGGGACTCGCTGCTCTTCACCGCCGGCGTGCTGCTCGCCGGAGGCGTCCTGCACCTGCCGTTCGCGCTGGTCGCGCTCGGCGTGGTGGTGGCGGCCTTCGCCGGGGACCAGGTCGGCTACCTCATCGGCCGCACGGCCGGCCCCCGTCTGTTCGCTCGACCGGACTCCCGGCTCTTCTCGCGCCGGCACGCCCTCCGGGCGCACGACTTCTTCCTGCGCCACGGACCCAAGGCGGTGGTGCTGGCCCGGTTCGTGCCCATCGTGCGGACCTTCACCCCCACCGTCGCGGGGGTCGGGGCCATGCCGTACCGCCGCTTCACGGCGTACAACGCCCTCGGTGCGGCGCTGTGGGGAGTCGGCATGCTCACCGCTGGCCACCTGCTCGGCGGGGTCCCGTTCGTGGCCGCGCACGTGGAGGTCATGACCCTGGCGGTCGTCGCGCTCTCCCTGGTCCCCGCTGCCGCCTCGGTGCTCCGGGCCCGGCGGACGCAGGTGCCGCAGGACGACGACGCCCCGGCCAGCGAGCTGTCCGGGGCGCCGAAGCCTTGA
- a CDS encoding cupredoxin domain-containing protein has translation MGTAVTVVGLVLAAGGCTQSDPGPSAGGAAPRAVAVTSTEDGCDLSADSAPAGTLTFTVSNEGAEVTEFYVLDETGGQVLGEVENVGPGLSRDLVVALEEGTYTASCKPGMAGEGVSSVFTVEAGSD, from the coding sequence GTGGGCACGGCCGTCACCGTGGTCGGGCTGGTCCTCGCGGCCGGTGGCTGCACGCAGAGCGACCCGGGTCCGTCGGCCGGCGGCGCCGCCCCTCGTGCGGTCGCGGTGACCTCGACCGAGGACGGCTGCGACCTGTCCGCCGACAGCGCCCCGGCCGGGACGCTCACCTTCACCGTCAGCAACGAGGGCGCCGAGGTCACCGAGTTCTACGTGCTGGACGAGACGGGGGGCCAGGTCCTGGGCGAGGTGGAGAACGTCGGCCCCGGTCTGTCCCGCGACCTCGTCGTCGCGCTCGAGGAGGGCACCTACACGGCGTCGTGCAAGCCGGGGATGGCGGGCGAGGGCGTCTCGTCGGTGTTCACCGTCGAGGCCGGGTCCGACTGA